The nucleotide window GGCTATCTGGCGGCCGGCCTGGCGATCGGTCCGTTCGGACTGGAATGGTTCAACGACCCGCAGTCCATCCTGCACGTTGCCGAGCTGGGCGTGGTGATGTTCCTGTTCGTCATCGGCCTGGAGATGCGGCCCAGCCACCTGTGGAGCCTGCGCAGGCAGATCTTCGGCCTGGGTGCGCTGCAGATCACGGTGTGCACGGTGTTGCTGACCGGCGTGGGCCTGGCCTTCGGCTATCCCCTGGCCGTTTCCTTCATCGGGGGCATGGGTTTCGTGCTGACCTCCACGGCCGTGGTAATGCAGCTGCTGGCCGAGCGCGGCGACGTGGCCCTGCCGCACGGGCAGAAGGTGGTCTCGATCCTGCTGTTCGAAGACCTGTTGATCGTGCCGTTGCTGGTGCTGGTGGCGTTCATGTCGCCGCAGGTGGTGCAGCCCGAGGAAGGCTCGCGCTGGCTGGCGATCGGCGTCGGGGTGGCTTCGCTGGCCGGCCTGGTGGCCGCGGGTATCTGGCTGCTCAACCCCCTGTTCCGGGTGCTGGCGGCGGCGAAGGCGCGGGAAGTCATGACGGCGGCGGCATTGCTGGTCGTGCTGGGTGCCGCGCTGCTGATGCAGCTGGGTGGGTTGTCGATGGCGATGGGCGCGTTCCTGGCGGGCGTGCTGTTGTCGGAATCGACCTTCCGCCACCAGATCGAAGCCGACATCGAACCGTTCCGCGGCATCCTGCTGGGCCTGTTCTTCCTCGGCGTGGGCATGGCGCTGGACCTGGGCGTGGTGGCCAGCAACTGGCCGCTGATCGTCGGCGCCGTGCTGGCGATGATGGTGGTCAAGGCGGCGTGCATCTACGCGGTGGCGCGGGTGACGCGCAGCCCGCATGCCGAAGCGCTGGACCGTGCGGTGCTGATGGCGCAGGGCGGCGAGTTCGCCTTCGTGCTGTTCGCGGCAGCCGCGGCGGCCGGCATCATCGACGCCACCGTCAATGCCAACCTCACCGCCATCGTGGTGCTGTCGATGGCGCTGACGCCGCTGTTCGTGCTGCTGCTGCGCCGCTTCACCCACCCGGATGCACCGTCGATGGAGGGCATCGAGGAGGCCAATGGACTCAGCGGCAGCGTACTGATCATCGGCTTCGGCCGCTTCGGCCAGGTGATGAGCCAGTCGCTGCTGGCCCGCGACGTGGACGTGACCATCATCGACACCGACATCGAGATGATCCGCAGCGCGGAAGAGTTCGGTTTCAAGATCTACTACGGCGACGGCACCCGGCTGGACGTACTGCGGGCCTGCGGTGCGCAGACCGCCCAGTCCATCGCGATCTGCATCGACGACAAGGACGCGGCCAACCGCATCGTCGAACTGGTCAGGCACGAGTTCCCGCAGGCGCAGGTGCTGGTGCGCTCCTTCGACCGCGAGCATTCGCTCGCGCTGATCGGCGCCGGCGTCGACTATCAGATCCGCGAGACGTTCGAGTCCGCGGTGGAGTTCGGCAAGGCGGCATTGATGAGCGTGGGCGCTTCGCGCGAGGATGCGGAGACCATCGCCCTGGAAATCCGCCGACGCGATGCCGAACGGCTGGAACTGGAGATCGCCGGCGGCGACCTGCGTTCCGGCATCCCGGCGCTGTACGGCAACGCGAAACACGCCAAGCCCACGCCCACGCCGTTCACCAAGCCCAAGCGCGAAGCGAAGGCGCTCAACGAGGAAGCCGCCGGGATCATCGGCGAAGAAGAGGAATAGCCGGCGCGCTCAGTCGGCGCCGGTCGCCAGGAAATCGCCGATGGCCGACCAGTAGGCGGGGTCGAGCGACAGGTCGTCATGGCCGGCCGTGGGGAAATCCATCACCTGCGCCGGCCGCCCGAGCGCCTGGAGCAGCCGGTCGGTGTGCACGGGCGGCACCACACGGTCCTGGCCCGCGCGCAGGACCAGCAGCCTCCCCTGATGACGCGGCAGGCGTGCGGCCGAGTCGTACCGGTCATGAAGCAGCAGCCGGACCGGGAAGACCGGGTAATGCGCCTGGGCGACCGCCGCCAGGCTGTCGAACGGGGTCACCAGCACCAGGGCGGACACCTTGCGTTGGGCAGCGACCCAGGTCGCCACGCCACTGCCCAGGCTGCGACCGACCACGGCGATCCGGCCGCCGGGATGCAGTTTGGCGATGTCGTCGTGCAGGGCCAGGGCGTCGGCCAGCAGGTCGGCCTCGGTCGGTTCGCCATCGCTGGCCCCATAACCGCGGTACGCGACCAGATACACCGTGTGCGAGGGCAGGGCGCGCATGAACGACTCCCGGCTTTCCTCGACCGACTCGGCATTGCCGCCGAAGTACAGCACGGCGTCCCGGCGGCCGGGATTGACGACCCAGCCGCGCAGGACCACCTCCTGCCGCGCCAGGGCGAAGTCCGTCTGCGCGGCGTCCACCCGGGTGAATTGCGGGTAGTAGATCAATCGGCGCTGCTGCAGGTACAGCAGCGCGCACAGGGCGACATAGGCGGCGAAGGCGGCGCCGGCCATCCACGCCAGCATCCGCTGAGGCCTAGCCATGCCGCTCCTGTGCCGCCTTGAACGCGGCCAGCTGTTCCGGGCTGGCTTCGCGCTGGTGGCGCGTCTTCCACTCGGCGAAGGGCATGCCGTAGATGCGTTCGCGCGCCTGTTCCTTGTCCATCGGCATGCCGGCTTCGTGGGCGGCCTGGAGGTACCAGTCGGCCAGGCAGTTGCGGCAGAAGCCGGCCAGGATCATCAGGTCGATGTTCTGCACATCGGTGCGCTCCTGGTTGAGATGCTTGAGCAGGCGGCGGAAGGCGGCGGCTTCCAGGGCGTCGGTGTCGGTCATGGGGCTGGCGGGTCGCGTTGGGGTGGGGGAATCGGGGACAATAGGCGCCGACTCTACACCGCGCTTCCCCATGACTGCCCGAATCCTGGACGGCCGCCGCATCGCCGAGAACCTGCTGGACGAACTGAAGGTCCGGGTGGACGCGCGGGTGGCGGCGGGCATGGCGCGGCCCGGGCTGGCGGTGGTGCTGGTGGGCGGCGACCCGGCCTCGGCCGTCTACGTGCGCAACAAGCGCCGGGCCGCGGAGAAGGTCGGCATCGAGGCCTTCGACCACGACCTGCCCGCCGGCACATCCGAGGCGCAGCTGCTGGCCCTGATCGACCAGCTGAATGCCGATCCGAAGATCCACGGCATCCTCATCCAGCTGCCGCTGCCGGGCATTCCCGACGCCAGCCGCCTGATCGAGCGCATCGACCCGCGCAAGGACGTGGACGGGTTCCATCCGGCCAACGTCGGCCACCTGGCCCTGCGCCAGTTCGGCCTGCGTCCCTGCACGCCGCGCGGTATCACCACGCTGCTGGGCTATACCGACCAGCCGGTCCGCGGCCGCAACGCCACCATCGTGGGCGTCAGCAACCATGTGGGCCGCCCGATGGCGCTGGAACTGCTGATCGCCGGGTGCACCGTGACCAGCTGCCACAAGTTCACCCCCCGCGAGGTGCTGCAGGCCCGCGTCGGCGATGCCGACATCCTGGTGGTCGCGGCGGGCAAACCGGGCCTGATTCCCGGCGAATGGGTCAAACCGGGCGCGGTGGTGATCGATGTCGGCATCAACCGGCTGGACGACGGCCGCCTGGTGGGCGACGTCGGTTTCGATGCGGCGGCGGAGCGGGCCAGCTGGATCACCCCGGTCCCGGGCGGCGTAGGTCCGATGACCGTCGCCACGCTGATGCAGAACACCCTGGAAGCGGCCGAAGCGGGCCTTTGAAGCGCGTCCGGGGGCGTGGTGGGAGCGACGCCGGCCGCGATGCGGCTGTCCGGGCGCTTCATCGCGACTGACGCCGCGCCCACGGGGAAAGCAGCGTTCCGCCAGCGGCGGACTCCGGAAGCCCCGTCGATCAGGGTATAATGCCGCGCTTCCCCAACTCTCCCGGGCCCGCCGATGCTGCGCATCCAGGCTGAAGCACTGACGTACGACGACGTTTCCCTCGTCCCCGCCCATTCCACGGTCCTGCCCAAGGATGTCAGCCTGGAGACGCGCCTCACGCGCGACCTGCGGCTGAAGCTGCCGATCGTTTCGGCCGCCATGGATACCGTCACCGAAGCGCGCCTGGCCATCGCCATGGCCCAGTTGGGCGGCATCGGCATCCTGCACAAGAACCTGACCGTCGAACAGCAGGCCGCCGAAGTGGCCAAGGTCAAGAAGTTCGAGGCCGGCGTGATCAAGGAGCCCTTCACCGTCGGGCCCGAAACCACCATCGCCGAAGTGCTCAAGCTCACCCGTGCACGCAACATCTCCGGCGTACCGGTGGTCGACGGCGGCCAGCTGGTCGGCATCGTCACCAGCCGCGACATGCGCTTCGAGAAGAAGCTCGACGACCCGGTGCGCCACATCATGACCAAGAAGGATCGCCTGGTCACGGTGAAGGAAGGCGCCAGCGACGACGAAGTGCTGCAACTGCTGCACAAGCACCGCATCGAGAAGGTGCTGGTGGTGAACGACGCCTTCGACCTGCGCGGCCTGATCACCGTCAAGGACATCCAGAAGAAGACCGACAACCCCAACGCCGCCAAGGACAGCGCCAGCCGCCTGGTCGTGGGCGCGGCCGTCGGCGTGGGCGGCGATACCGACCAGCGCGTCGAAGCGCTGGTAGCCGCCGGTGTGGACGTGATCATCGTCGACACCGCGCACGGCCATTCGCAGGGCGTGCTGGACCGCGTGGCCTGGGTCAAGAAGCGCTTCCCGCAGATCCAGGTGATCGGCGGCAACATCGTCACCGGCGATGCCGCGCTGGCGCTGATGGATGCCGGCGCCGACGCGGTGAAGGTCGGCGTGGGCCCGGGCTCGATCTGCACCACCCGCATGGTGGCTGGCGTGGGCGTGCCGCAGATCA belongs to Pseudoxanthomonas sp. F37 and includes:
- a CDS encoding monovalent cation:proton antiporter-2 (CPA2) family protein; protein product: MSAESGASQLVSVVALLGAAVVTVPIFRRLGLGSVLGYLAAGLAIGPFGLEWFNDPQSILHVAELGVVMFLFVIGLEMRPSHLWSLRRQIFGLGALQITVCTVLLTGVGLAFGYPLAVSFIGGMGFVLTSTAVVMQLLAERGDVALPHGQKVVSILLFEDLLIVPLLVLVAFMSPQVVQPEEGSRWLAIGVGVASLAGLVAAGIWLLNPLFRVLAAAKAREVMTAAALLVVLGAALLMQLGGLSMAMGAFLAGVLLSESTFRHQIEADIEPFRGILLGLFFLGVGMALDLGVVASNWPLIVGAVLAMMVVKAACIYAVARVTRSPHAEALDRAVLMAQGGEFAFVLFAAAAAAGIIDATVNANLTAIVVLSMALTPLFVLLLRRFTHPDAPSMEGIEEANGLSGSVLIIGFGRFGQVMSQSLLARDVDVTIIDTDIEMIRSAEEFGFKIYYGDGTRLDVLRACGAQTAQSIAICIDDKDAANRIVELVRHEFPQAQVLVRSFDREHSLALIGAGVDYQIRETFESAVEFGKAALMSVGASREDAETIALEIRRRDAERLELEIAGGDLRSGIPALYGNAKHAKPTPTPFTKPKREAKALNEEAAGIIGEEEE
- a CDS encoding alpha/beta fold hydrolase, with protein sequence MARPQRMLAWMAGAAFAAYVALCALLYLQQRRLIYYPQFTRVDAAQTDFALARQEVVLRGWVVNPGRRDAVLYFGGNAESVEESRESFMRALPSHTVYLVAYRGYGASDGEPTEADLLADALALHDDIAKLHPGGRIAVVGRSLGSGVATWVAAQRKVSALVLVTPFDSLAAVAQAHYPVFPVRLLLHDRYDSAARLPRHQGRLLVLRAGQDRVVPPVHTDRLLQALGRPAQVMDFPTAGHDDLSLDPAYWSAIGDFLATGAD
- a CDS encoding DUF1244 domain-containing protein; translated protein: MTDTDALEAAAFRRLLKHLNQERTDVQNIDLMILAGFCRNCLADWYLQAAHEAGMPMDKEQARERIYGMPFAEWKTRHQREASPEQLAAFKAAQERHG
- the folD gene encoding bifunctional methylenetetrahydrofolate dehydrogenase/methenyltetrahydrofolate cyclohydrolase FolD; amino-acid sequence: MTARILDGRRIAENLLDELKVRVDARVAAGMARPGLAVVLVGGDPASAVYVRNKRRAAEKVGIEAFDHDLPAGTSEAQLLALIDQLNADPKIHGILIQLPLPGIPDASRLIERIDPRKDVDGFHPANVGHLALRQFGLRPCTPRGITTLLGYTDQPVRGRNATIVGVSNHVGRPMALELLIAGCTVTSCHKFTPREVLQARVGDADILVVAAGKPGLIPGEWVKPGAVVIDVGINRLDDGRLVGDVGFDAAAERASWITPVPGGVGPMTVATLMQNTLEAAEAGL
- the guaB gene encoding IMP dehydrogenase; the protein is MLRIQAEALTYDDVSLVPAHSTVLPKDVSLETRLTRDLRLKLPIVSAAMDTVTEARLAIAMAQLGGIGILHKNLTVEQQAAEVAKVKKFEAGVIKEPFTVGPETTIAEVLKLTRARNISGVPVVDGGQLVGIVTSRDMRFEKKLDDPVRHIMTKKDRLVTVKEGASDDEVLQLLHKHRIEKVLVVNDAFDLRGLITVKDIQKKTDNPNAAKDSASRLVVGAAVGVGGDTDQRVEALVAAGVDVIIVDTAHGHSQGVLDRVAWVKKRFPQIQVIGGNIVTGDAALALMDAGADAVKVGVGPGSICTTRMVAGVGVPQITAIDMVAEALQDRIPLIADGGIRYSGDIGKAIAAGASTVMIGGLFAGTEEAPGEVELFQGRSYKSYRGMGSLGAMEKGSKDRYFQDASDADKLVPEGIEGRVPYRGSVGGIIHQLVGGLRATMGYVGCATIEEMRARPKFVVITGAGQRESHVHDVQITKEPPNYRMG